A single genomic interval of Aegicerativicinus sediminis harbors:
- a CDS encoding amidase family protein, translating to MINKLSLFLLILLVISCKEEPKEKIVVDRFPKAVDFVVPLETDFREFKVLDSKVLDVELMWRPLNDILDDFGGTAYEDLKPLILEKDILSLQEEIAQGKLNYEKLTLFYLYRIRELDRLNEKSLNSVITVNANAIDLAKTCDKNYQRTGQHPIYGMPILLKDNIDTKDLPTTAGATALLKNETTENAFIVDQLLKHGAVILGKANLSEWAYFFCGDCPSGYSAVGGQTLNPYGRRIFDTGGSSSGSGVSIAANFAVGAVGSETSGSILSPSSQNSLVGLKPTIGLLSRGGIVPISSTLDTPGPMTRTVRDNAILLDAMLGYDKSDPKAIETGGNGTYFNNLDTMALKGIRLGAMRKLMEDTLYVNAIETLKKQGAVIVEYDAPEIGLPNFRRLLNLDMKADLPLYLQHYGNKDLGITSVEDVIVLNEKDTLTSAPYGQRLFRGIVADSGDAEYLLRIKDTLKMNGRKFLEGAMVENNLDGILSINNYHAGFAAVAEYPAITVPMGYDNDGKPKGLTFISRPLTEKTLLEWAFAYEQASKERKMPEGYN from the coding sequence ATGATTAACAAACTTTCCTTATTTCTTTTAATTCTCTTAGTTATTTCCTGTAAGGAAGAACCAAAAGAGAAAATTGTTGTTGACCGCTTTCCAAAAGCTGTAGATTTTGTTGTCCCTTTAGAAACAGATTTCAGGGAGTTTAAAGTCTTAGATTCCAAAGTTTTGGATGTGGAATTAATGTGGCGGCCTCTTAATGACATTTTAGATGATTTTGGAGGAACTGCATATGAAGATTTAAAACCTCTTATTTTAGAAAAGGATATCCTTAGTTTGCAAGAGGAAATTGCTCAGGGTAAACTTAACTATGAAAAACTCACATTATTTTATTTGTATAGGATTCGGGAATTAGATCGACTTAATGAAAAATCACTTAATTCGGTTATTACTGTAAATGCGAATGCGATTGATCTAGCTAAAACTTGCGATAAAAATTATCAACGAACAGGGCAACATCCAATTTATGGTATGCCTATCTTATTAAAGGATAATATAGACACAAAGGACTTACCAACTACTGCCGGTGCCACCGCCCTTTTGAAAAATGAAACAACTGAGAATGCCTTCATTGTTGATCAATTATTAAAGCATGGTGCCGTTATTTTAGGAAAGGCAAATCTAAGTGAATGGGCCTATTTTTTCTGTGGTGATTGCCCAAGTGGATATAGTGCAGTTGGTGGACAAACCTTAAATCCATACGGCCGAAGAATTTTTGATACTGGTGGTTCAAGTTCTGGAAGTGGAGTGTCTATTGCAGCTAATTTTGCTGTTGGTGCGGTTGGGAGTGAAACTTCTGGTTCAATTTTGTCTCCTTCTAGCCAGAATTCTTTAGTTGGTTTAAAGCCTACAATAGGTTTACTAAGCAGAGGAGGTATTGTTCCAATTTCTAGTACATTGGATACTCCAGGTCCAATGACCCGAACTGTTAGGGATAATGCTATTTTATTGGACGCTATGTTGGGATATGACAAATCCGACCCGAAAGCCATTGAAACAGGTGGTAATGGAACCTATTTCAACAACTTAGATACTATGGCTCTAAAAGGAATACGGTTAGGTGCGATGAGAAAATTGATGGAGGATACGCTATATGTAAATGCCATTGAAACCTTAAAAAAGCAAGGTGCTGTTATTGTTGAATATGATGCTCCTGAAATAGGACTTCCAAATTTTAGACGTCTGCTTAATTTAGATATGAAAGCTGATTTACCTCTTTATTTGCAACACTATGGAAATAAAGATTTAGGTATTACTTCTGTTGAAGATGTTATAGTTTTGAACGAAAAAGATACATTAACATCTGCTCCTTACGGTCAGAGATTGTTTAGGGGTATTGTAGCTGATAGTGGTGACGCAGAGTATCTTTTGAGGATAAAGGACACTCTTAAAATGAATGGGAGAAAATTCCTTGAGGGCGCAATGGTGGAAAACAATTTAGATGGCATTTTATCTATAAATAATTATCACGCCGGTTTTGCTGCAGTTGCAGAGTATCCTGCAATTACGGTACCTATGGGGTATGACAATGATGGTAAACCAAAGGGCTTAACTTTTATTTCTCGACCACTAACTGAAAAGACTTTATTAGAATGGGCATTTGCTTATGAGCAGGCAAGTAAGGAAAGAAAAATGCCAGAAGGTTATAATTAA
- the ftsY gene encoding signal recognition particle-docking protein FtsY, whose protein sequence is MSFFKNIFSSEKKESLDKGLEKSKASFFTKLNKAVAGKSKVDEDVLDNLEEVLVTSDVGVNTTLKIIDRIEERVARDKYLGTSELNKILREEIAALLSETNSGEDSEISIPKDTKPYVIMVVGVNGVGKTTTIGKLAYQFKQKGLNVVLGAADTFRAAAIDQLQVWADRVDVPIVKQSMGSDPASVAFDTLQSAVNQNADVVIIDTAGRLHNKVNLMNELTKVKRVMQKVIPDAPHDVLLVLDGSTGQNAFEQATQFTAATEVTSLAVTKLDGTAKGGVVIGISDQFQIPVKYIGVGEKMEDLQVFNKYEFVDSFFK, encoded by the coding sequence ATGAGTTTTTTTAAGAATATATTTTCTTCTGAAAAGAAAGAAAGTCTAGACAAAGGATTAGAAAAATCCAAGGCATCTTTTTTTACAAAATTAAATAAAGCGGTCGCAGGGAAATCCAAGGTTGATGAGGATGTATTGGATAATTTGGAGGAGGTCCTTGTTACTAGTGACGTTGGGGTAAATACGACCTTGAAAATTATTGATCGCATTGAGGAACGTGTGGCAAGGGATAAATATTTAGGCACTTCGGAGTTAAATAAAATTTTGCGTGAAGAAATTGCTGCTCTTCTTTCAGAAACCAATAGTGGAGAAGATTCAGAAATATCCATTCCTAAAGACACAAAACCTTATGTAATTATGGTTGTTGGTGTAAATGGGGTTGGAAAGACAACAACAATCGGTAAGCTTGCCTATCAATTTAAGCAAAAAGGGCTTAATGTGGTGCTTGGTGCTGCTGATACTTTCCGTGCCGCAGCAATTGACCAACTTCAGGTTTGGGCAGATCGAGTTGATGTGCCAATAGTAAAGCAATCAATGGGTAGTGATCCTGCCTCCGTTGCTTTTGATACACTTCAAAGTGCAGTTAACCAAAATGCGGACGTTGTAATTATTGATACTGCAGGTCGTTTGCACAATAAAGTAAATTTGATGAATGAACTTACGAAGGTAAAGCGTGTAATGCAAAAAGTTATTCCTGACGCACCACACGATGTTTTGTTGGTGCTAGATGGTTCAACAGGTCAGAATGCGTTTGAACAGGCTACGCAGTTTACTGCGGCCACCGAAGTAACGTCACTTGCGGTCACAAAATTAGACGGTACAGCCAAAGGAGGTGTAGTAATTGGTATCAGCGATCAGTTTCAAATACCGGTTAAGTATATTGGGGTAGGAGAAAAAATGGAAGACCTCCAGGTTTTTAATAAATATGAATTTGTAGATAGTTTTTTTAAGTGA
- a CDS encoding DUF4295 domain-containing protein translates to MAKKSVASLQTGSKRLTKAIKMVKSPKSGAYMFVESVMAPEFVDEFLNKK, encoded by the coding sequence ATGGCAAAGAAATCAGTAGCATCCCTTCAAACAGGATCTAAGCGTTTAACCAAAGCTATAAAAATGGTTAAATCTCCAAAATCCGGAGCTTATATGTTCGTGGAATCTGTTATGGCTCCAGAATTTGTAGATGAGTTTTTAAACAAAAAGTAA
- the rpmG gene encoding 50S ribosomal protein L33: MAKKGNRIQVIMECTEHKESGMPGTSRYVTKKNKKNTPERLELKKFNPILKRMTVHKEIK; encoded by the coding sequence ATGGCAAAGAAAGGTAATAGAATTCAGGTAATAATGGAATGTACCGAGCATAAGGAATCAGGAATGCCTGGAACTTCTCGTTACGTAACTAAGAAAAACAAAAAGAATACGCCAGAAAGACTTGAGTTGAAAAAATTCAACCCAATCCTTAAGCGTATGACTGTTCATAAAGAAATTAAATAA
- the rpmB gene encoding 50S ribosomal protein L28 — protein MSRVCELTGKKAMVGNNVSHAMNKTKRKFDANLVKKRFYIPEEDKWITLKVSTSALKTINKIGISAAIKEAKSKGFLK, from the coding sequence ATGTCTAGAGTTTGTGAACTTACCGGGAAAAAAGCGATGGTTGGAAACAATGTTTCCCACGCTATGAATAAGACTAAGCGTAAATTTGACGCGAATCTTGTTAAGAAACGTTTTTATATTCCGGAAGAGGATAAATGGATTACTTTAAAAGTATCTACTTCCGCCTTAAAGACAATCAATAAAATTGGTATTTCCGCTGCTATAAAAGAAGCGAAATCCAAAGGATTTTTAAAATAA
- a CDS encoding competence/damage-inducible protein A has protein sequence MNAEIITIGDEILIGQIIDTNSAFIAKALNRIGVSVFQITSIQDDEDHIVEALNNSRKFSQLTLITGGLGPTKDDITKKTLCSYTGDELVLNELVLGDVETIFRKYISTPISELNRQQAMVPSKCEVLRNEFGTAPGMWFNHNGHIIVSLPGVPYEMKALIDKFVIPKIQENFNLPFIAHKTLMTYGLGESAIAERLDCFEEELPNFIKLAYLPNLGKVRLRLSAKNSDKTLLEKNLNQQVAKLLPLVSDIFVGYEDEGDDVTFIAKLLLNADKTLSVAESCTGGSLAERITTVPGASEYFKGGVVVYSSESKHRLLGVKNETIEQYSVVSKEVAEEMALGALKQFKSDFAIATTGNAGPTKGESDAEIGTVFISIASKDSIKTEKYIFGNQRVKVIGKAVNKAFEMLIKEISKK, from the coding sequence TTGAATGCTGAAATTATCACCATTGGTGATGAAATATTGATTGGTCAGATTATTGATACCAATTCTGCATTTATTGCAAAAGCACTCAATAGAATTGGTGTTTCTGTTTTTCAAATCACTTCAATCCAAGATGATGAAGATCATATAGTTGAAGCTCTTAATAATTCAAGAAAATTTTCCCAACTAACCCTTATCACAGGTGGATTAGGCCCTACCAAGGATGATATCACAAAAAAAACATTGTGTTCCTATACCGGTGATGAGTTGGTTCTAAATGAGTTGGTACTCGGAGACGTTGAAACAATTTTCAGGAAATACATTAGTACACCAATCTCTGAGCTTAACAGGCAGCAAGCCATGGTTCCTTCCAAATGTGAGGTTCTAAGAAATGAATTTGGTACTGCTCCAGGAATGTGGTTTAATCACAACGGGCATATTATTGTGTCACTTCCTGGTGTGCCCTATGAAATGAAGGCCTTGATTGACAAATTTGTTATTCCAAAAATTCAGGAAAATTTTAATTTACCCTTTATAGCACATAAAACCTTGATGACTTATGGATTGGGAGAAAGTGCAATTGCGGAAAGGTTAGACTGTTTTGAAGAAGAGTTACCTAACTTCATAAAATTAGCATATCTCCCTAATTTAGGAAAGGTTAGATTGCGGTTATCAGCTAAAAATTCTGATAAGACTTTGTTAGAGAAAAATTTGAATCAGCAGGTAGCTAAATTATTACCGTTAGTATCAGATATTTTTGTTGGTTATGAAGATGAGGGGGATGATGTAACGTTTATAGCTAAACTATTACTAAATGCTGATAAGACTTTGTCTGTAGCTGAAAGTTGCACAGGAGGTAGTTTAGCAGAGCGTATTACTACCGTTCCAGGAGCCTCAGAATATTTTAAAGGTGGCGTTGTTGTGTATTCTTCAGAATCTAAACATAGGTTGCTTGGGGTAAAAAATGAAACAATCGAACAATATTCTGTTGTTAGTAAAGAGGTTGCCGAAGAAATGGCTTTAGGGGCATTAAAACAGTTTAAAAGTGATTTTGCAATAGCTACAACAGGTAATGCTGGCCCTACCAAGGGTGAAAGTGATGCAGAAATTGGCACAGTATTTATTTCTATCGCTTCAAAAGATAGTATAAAAACTGAAAAATATATTTTTGGAAATCAGCGTGTTAAGGTGATTGGTAAGGCTGTTAACAAGGCTTTTGAGATGCTGATTAAAGAAATTTCAAAAAAGTAA
- a CDS encoding Hpt domain-containing protein, which translates to MEEHYKLSRVRELADNDEDFVMSLAQAFLEEVPEDAARLEKAVADKDYFTAYQAAHKMKPTVDLFELGVLDDLILVQDWGKFEKTGEDVSGPLQKVMEAVAKAEQEIKEDFDL; encoded by the coding sequence ATGGAAGAGCATTATAAATTATCAAGAGTAAGAGAATTGGCGGATAACGACGAGGATTTCGTCATGTCTTTAGCTCAGGCTTTTTTAGAAGAAGTCCCAGAAGATGCAGCTCGATTGGAAAAAGCAGTAGCTGATAAAGATTATTTTACTGCTTACCAGGCTGCACATAAAATGAAACCTACGGTAGATTTGTTTGAATTAGGTGTATTGGATGACCTGATCTTGGTTCAGGATTGGGGCAAATTTGAGAAAACCGGAGAAGATGTCTCAGGACCACTACAGAAAGTTATGGAGGCCGTTGCCAAAGCCGAACAAGAAATCAAAGAGGATTTCGATCTTTAA
- a CDS encoding fumarylacetoacetate hydrolase family protein, with protein MKLICIGRNYVAHIEELKNERPTDPVIFLKPDTAILLKKQPFFIPDFSNDVHHEVEVLVRINRVGKYIDKKFAHKYYDEIGLGIDFTARDLQSKLKEKGLPWEKAKSFDGAAVIGKWISKDSLPDVQNLNFRLEKNDEIVQDANTSLMLWQIDEIIEYVSKYFTLKIGDVIFTGTPAGVSKVSAGDKLKGYLENKEMFSINVK; from the coding sequence ATGAAACTTATTTGTATCGGTAGAAATTATGTCGCTCATATAGAGGAATTGAAAAATGAACGACCTACAGACCCAGTTATATTTTTAAAGCCAGATACCGCAATTCTTTTAAAGAAACAGCCATTTTTTATTCCAGACTTTTCAAATGATGTGCATCATGAGGTGGAAGTTTTGGTCAGAATAAATAGGGTAGGAAAGTATATCGACAAAAAATTTGCCCATAAATATTATGATGAAATAGGATTGGGAATTGATTTCACGGCAAGAGACCTACAATCTAAATTAAAGGAAAAGGGCTTACCTTGGGAAAAGGCAAAATCTTTTGATGGTGCTGCCGTTATTGGGAAATGGATTTCCAAAGATTCTTTGCCAGATGTGCAAAATTTGAATTTCAGATTAGAAAAAAATGATGAGATAGTTCAAGATGCCAATACATCCTTGATGTTGTGGCAAATTGATGAGATTATCGAATATGTTTCTAAATATTTTACTTTAAAAATCGGAGATGTTATCTTTACCGGAACTCCCGCTGGGGTTAGCAAGGTTTCAGCAGGGGATAAATTGAAGGGATATCTCGAAAATAAAGAGATGTTTTCTATAAATGTTAAATAA
- a CDS encoding 3'-5' exonuclease — protein MQLKLNRPICFFDLETTGINISTDRIVEIAILKVFPEGKEVSKRWLVNPEIPIPAEVTKIHGISDEDVADKPTFKELAKEIHSIIKDSDLGGFNSNRFDIPLLAEELLRAEVDFDMRNCHAVDVQTIFHKMEQRTLEAAYKFYCDKDLANAHSAEADTLATYEVLKAQVKRYDELENDIKFLSEFSARKRFADFAGFIVFNKKGEECFSFGKHKGKTVTEVLDAEPGYFGWLLNADFPLYTKKVLTAIKLRGFNNKLS, from the coding sequence ATGCAATTAAAATTAAACAGACCAATTTGTTTTTTCGATCTCGAAACTACAGGTATTAATATTTCTACCGACAGAATTGTTGAAATAGCAATTTTAAAGGTATTTCCAGAAGGCAAAGAGGTTTCTAAAAGGTGGTTGGTAAATCCGGAAATTCCAATTCCGGCTGAAGTCACAAAAATTCACGGTATATCTGATGAAGATGTAGCAGACAAACCTACCTTTAAGGAATTAGCCAAGGAAATCCATAGCATTATTAAGGATTCAGATTTAGGCGGATTTAACTCTAATCGTTTTGATATTCCTCTGCTGGCGGAAGAATTGTTGCGTGCTGAGGTGGATTTTGACATGCGTAATTGCCACGCAGTTGATGTTCAAACTATTTTCCACAAGATGGAGCAAAGAACTCTAGAGGCTGCCTATAAATTTTATTGTGATAAGGATTTAGCCAATGCCCATAGTGCAGAGGCAGATACATTGGCAACTTATGAGGTTTTAAAGGCACAGGTTAAAAGGTATGACGAACTTGAAAATGACATTAAGTTCCTGTCAGAATTTAGTGCTAGAAAGCGTTTTGCTGATTTTGCAGGCTTTATCGTCTTCAATAAAAAAGGGGAGGAATGTTTTTCTTTTGGCAAACATAAAGGTAAAACGGTTACAGAAGTTCTAGATGCAGAACCAGGTTATTTTGGATGGTTGCTGAATGCTGATTTTCCTTTATACACAAAAAAGGTTTTAACGGCAATTAAACTTCGCGGCTTTAACAATAAGCTAAGTTGA